A portion of the Mesobacillus sp. AQ2 genome contains these proteins:
- a CDS encoding ABC transporter ATP-binding protein yields the protein MRHSTIIQFNNVTKQYDNDPPVLDDVSFEIERGKFYTLLGPSGCGKTTILRLIAGFTEATSGDIFFNGKRINDLPANKRQVNTVFQDYALFPHLNVFENVAFGLRIKKMKNAVIEAKVKEALQFVNLSGYETREIREMSGGQRQRVAIARAIVNEPEVILLDEPLSALDLKLRTEMQYELRELQQRLGITFIFVTHDQEEALAMSDEIFVINQGKIMQSGSPTDIYDEPINRFVADFIGESNIVKGTMIEDNLVEFTGKRFECVDRGFNPSEPVEIVIRPEDLEITKTENGKLQVKVDSQLFRGVHYELSCYDNEGNEWLVHSTKKAAVGDQIGLYFDPEAIHVMRLGETEEEFDARLEAYEDGEVK from the coding sequence ATGAGACATTCTACGATTATTCAATTCAACAATGTAACAAAGCAATATGACAATGACCCGCCAGTTCTGGACGATGTTAGTTTTGAGATTGAGCGGGGGAAGTTCTATACACTGCTGGGGCCGTCGGGCTGTGGGAAAACGACGATTCTTAGATTAATCGCTGGTTTTACGGAGGCGACGTCTGGGGACATCTTTTTCAATGGAAAGAGGATCAATGATCTGCCTGCGAATAAGCGCCAGGTGAATACGGTTTTCCAGGATTACGCGCTGTTCCCTCACTTGAATGTGTTTGAGAATGTCGCGTTCGGCTTGCGGATCAAGAAGATGAAGAATGCTGTCATTGAAGCGAAGGTAAAAGAGGCTTTGCAGTTTGTGAATCTATCAGGCTATGAGACTCGTGAAATTCGTGAAATGTCAGGCGGACAGCGACAGCGTGTGGCGATCGCCAGGGCGATTGTCAACGAGCCGGAGGTTATCCTGTTGGATGAGCCTTTATCGGCGCTTGACCTGAAGCTGCGGACGGAGATGCAGTATGAGCTTCGCGAGCTGCAGCAGCGTCTTGGCATTACGTTCATTTTTGTCACGCATGACCAGGAGGAAGCGCTCGCGATGTCGGATGAGATTTTCGTCATCAACCAGGGGAAAATCATGCAGAGCGGCAGCCCTACGGATATTTACGATGAACCGATCAACCGTTTTGTCGCTGATTTCATCGGTGAGTCGAACATCGTCAAAGGCACGATGATTGAAGACAATCTCGTCGAGTTCACCGGCAAGCGTTTCGAGTGTGTCGACAGGGGCTTCAACCCGAGTGAGCCGGTTGAAATCGTCATCCGTCCTGAGGATCTTGAGATCACGAAGACGGAGAATGGCAAGCTTCAGGTAAAAGTCGATTCCCAGCTGTTCCGCGGCGTGCACTATGAGCTTAGCTGCTACGACAACGAGGGCAATGAATGGCTCGTCCATTCTACTAAAAAAGCGGCAGTGGGTGACCAGATTGGACTCTATTTCGACCCGGAGGCGATCCACGTCATGCGCCTTGGCGAAACGGAAGAGGAGTTCGATGCGCGTCTCGAAGCATATGAGGATGGAGAAGTGAAATGA
- the yiaA gene encoding inner membrane protein YiaA, translated as MSNDQEILLNKGEQSKPKVRVERKEGEPTSAFKGASWAALVVGVSAYLIGLFNAAMELNEKGYYFAVLIFGLYASVSLQKAVRDKEEGIPVTSIYYGISWFALIVSISLMAIGLYNAGSIVLSEKGFYGMSFVLSLFAAITVQKNIRDTQRARERD; from the coding sequence ATGTCTAATGATCAGGAGATTTTATTGAATAAAGGCGAGCAAAGTAAGCCGAAGGTAAGAGTGGAAAGGAAAGAGGGAGAGCCGACTTCGGCGTTCAAGGGGGCTTCCTGGGCGGCACTCGTGGTTGGAGTATCTGCTTATTTGATCGGATTGTTCAACGCAGCGATGGAGTTGAATGAAAAAGGCTATTATTTTGCTGTTTTGATATTTGGACTTTATGCATCAGTATCATTGCAAAAAGCGGTCCGGGACAAGGAAGAGGGAATACCGGTTACCAGCATCTATTATGGCATCAGCTGGTTCGCCCTGATCGTATCGATTTCATTGATGGCCATTGGCTTGTATAATGCAGGAAGTATCGTCCTAAGCGAAAAAGGATTCTACGGCATGTCATTTGTGCTTAGCCTATTTGCAGCAATCACGGTTCAGAAGAATATCAGGGACACACAAAGAGCAAGAGAGAGGGACTGA
- a CDS encoding DUF1129 family protein codes for MVSKKAEQFLVELRMYLISKGKNDQEINEITEELEVHLMEAEAAGKDVSHIIGDSPKNYMKSIGESMKTDYGQLAGLVPLMILMITAYLSIGPAIEGTFSVSQGTIWFAIIISGIGILTYGLFLFKVLPKFFHSKWGYVIFFGISIATTSLIVVFLLWYKAQDFEPTFIATPAQNNWIIVLCAVIFIGAALYTKTWFTVLIPLFISIGSIATRFIPDETNNDSLYITIIILTFLLASAVLIAIYFYQRKKEQKKI; via the coding sequence ATGGTCTCGAAAAAAGCGGAACAATTTTTAGTGGAACTGCGGATGTATTTGATCTCAAAGGGGAAAAACGACCAGGAAATCAATGAAATCACCGAAGAACTTGAAGTGCATTTAATGGAGGCAGAAGCTGCCGGCAAGGATGTCAGCCATATCATCGGAGACAGTCCGAAGAATTATATGAAGAGCATCGGCGAATCAATGAAGACCGATTATGGTCAGTTGGCCGGCCTTGTTCCATTGATGATCCTGATGATCACAGCCTATTTAAGCATTGGGCCGGCAATCGAAGGGACGTTTTCCGTTTCTCAAGGCACCATCTGGTTTGCAATTATCATTAGCGGCATAGGCATCCTGACCTACGGTTTATTCTTATTCAAGGTGCTGCCAAAATTCTTTCATTCTAAATGGGGCTATGTTATTTTTTTCGGTATCTCTATAGCGACAACCAGTTTAATCGTGGTATTCCTGCTCTGGTACAAAGCACAGGATTTCGAACCCACCTTTATTGCAACCCCAGCGCAAAACAACTGGATCATCGTCCTCTGTGCTGTGATTTTCATTGGTGCAGCTCTTTACACCAAAACCTGGTTCACTGTCCTGATTCCTTTATTTATATCCATTGGTTCAATTGCCACCCGATTCATCCCGGATGAAACAAACAATGATTCCCTGTACATCACGATTATTATCCTTACATTTTTACTTGCATCAGCTGTGTTAATCGCCATCTATTTTTACCAGAGAAAAAAAGAGCAAAAGAAAATTTAA
- a CDS encoding PadR family transcriptional regulator produces MADTTQMLKGILDGCLLSIIKEGEIYGYELAAKLESYGFHSFSEGTIYPLLLRMQKEGLVSTTLRKSTAGPKRKYYTLTEKGEQELEQFIIRWTQLSASVNNVLNKGYFRNDSC; encoded by the coding sequence ATGGCTGATACGACACAAATGCTCAAAGGGATCCTGGATGGATGCCTTTTATCCATCATCAAAGAGGGCGAAATCTATGGGTATGAATTGGCCGCCAAGCTAGAGTCCTATGGCTTCCATTCTTTTAGCGAAGGGACGATCTATCCCCTGCTGCTGAGGATGCAAAAAGAAGGCCTGGTGAGCACAACGCTAAGGAAATCCACTGCTGGGCCGAAACGTAAATATTACACATTGACCGAAAAAGGTGAGCAGGAATTGGAGCAATTCATCATCCGGTGGACGCAGCTGAGCGCCTCGGTGAACAATGTATTGAATAAAGGCTATTTTCGTAATGATAGTTGTTAA
- a CDS encoding DUF3231 family protein codes for MDNDKVKLTSSEIGSLWGEYVNGTMIDTVNRYMISIIEDEAIKGIFEDAISTFARQKKQLTEFIENEGFPVPIGFGENDINIGADRLFSDIFCLNYLHIMTLHGLIGHTTALSVSVRKDLREFYDSCDNDAKNMYHQTIELLLEKGNFQRDPLFYPDKNPSFIESEDFTDGIFGKGRCLSATEVISISFNIKKNIMAKTLSIAFSQVAQSKEVRKFLVESEKTADQHIQKFTSIMHHDNLPVPRSWETEVTTSTDSPFSDKLMMYHTGFLFQASQVYYGTGLASAMRTDLVTTYESIILKNIMVTKKWFDIMKKHKWLEQPPLAPNRKELSGEN; via the coding sequence ATGGATAATGACAAAGTAAAGCTTACTTCGTCTGAGATAGGTTCCTTGTGGGGCGAGTATGTAAACGGGACAATGATCGATACTGTAAACAGATATATGATTTCCATCATTGAAGATGAGGCAATAAAGGGCATCTTTGAGGACGCGATCAGTACATTCGCCCGCCAAAAGAAGCAGCTCACAGAATTCATCGAGAATGAAGGGTTTCCTGTTCCAATTGGATTTGGTGAAAATGATATCAATATCGGGGCTGACAGGCTGTTCTCTGATATTTTCTGCTTGAATTATTTACATATCATGACATTGCACGGATTGATCGGGCACACCACCGCACTAAGCGTATCAGTCAGAAAAGATTTACGGGAATTCTATGATTCGTGTGATAACGATGCCAAGAACATGTATCACCAGACAATTGAACTATTGCTTGAAAAAGGCAATTTCCAGAGAGATCCTCTATTTTATCCTGATAAAAACCCTAGCTTTATTGAGAGTGAAGATTTTACCGATGGAATTTTTGGAAAAGGAAGATGTTTATCTGCCACGGAAGTGATCAGCATTTCTTTCAACATCAAGAAGAATATTATGGCCAAAACACTTTCGATTGCTTTTAGCCAAGTGGCTCAATCAAAAGAAGTCAGAAAGTTCCTAGTGGAATCAGAGAAAACCGCGGACCAGCACATCCAAAAGTTTACCAGCATTATGCATCATGATAACTTGCCAGTTCCCCGTTCATGGGAAACAGAAGTGACAACTTCTACAGATTCCCCATTTTCAGACAAGCTCATGATGTATCACACAGGATTCCTGTTCCAAGCCTCGCAAGTCTACTACGGAACAGGATTGGCATCTGCCATGCGGACGGATTTAGTCACAACGTACGAAAGCATCATCCTAAAAAATATAATGGTGACCAAAAAGTGGTTTGATATCATGAAAAAGCACAAGTGGCTGGAACAACCCCCGCTAGCGCCAAATCGAAAAGAACTCTCG
- a CDS encoding ABC transporter substrate-binding protein codes for MKQLVRVFIAIAIVSALLLVAISKLNDTQGYSGDNTLTIYNWGDYIDPDLIKRFEKETGISVVYETFDSNEAMMTKVKQGGTSYDIAVPSEYMIEKMREEDLLIPIDHSKLPNLKNIDERFMDLPFDPDNKYSIPYFWGTVGIVYNPELLDGKEFKSWNDLWDPELKNEILLVDGAREVMGMGLNSLGYSLNDTNKTHLREAKEKLDTLTPNIKAIVGDEIKILLANEEAPIGLVWSGDAADIMSENEKLDYVVPEEGSNLWFDNMVIPKTAKNVDGAHQFINFILDAEVSALNTEWVSYSTPNKAALEFMPEEMVTDERFYPSAELTEKLEVYENLGQANLAFYNELFLEFKMHRK; via the coding sequence ATGAAGCAATTAGTCCGCGTGTTTATCGCGATTGCCATCGTATCAGCACTGCTGCTTGTGGCGATTTCGAAGCTGAATGACACCCAGGGATACTCAGGTGACAATACGTTGACAATTTACAACTGGGGAGATTATATCGACCCGGATCTCATCAAACGCTTTGAAAAAGAAACAGGCATCAGCGTCGTATATGAAACATTCGATTCGAACGAAGCGATGATGACGAAGGTCAAGCAGGGCGGAACATCGTATGATATTGCTGTCCCTTCCGAATATATGATTGAAAAAATGCGGGAAGAGGACCTGCTGATTCCGATTGATCATTCGAAGCTGCCGAATTTGAAAAATATCGACGAACGCTTCATGGATCTACCCTTCGATCCCGACAATAAGTACTCGATTCCTTATTTTTGGGGAACAGTTGGGATTGTGTATAATCCCGAATTGCTGGACGGAAAGGAATTTAAAAGCTGGAATGACCTCTGGGACCCTGAGCTAAAAAATGAAATCCTGTTAGTCGACGGAGCCCGCGAAGTAATGGGTATGGGCTTGAACAGCCTCGGCTATTCCTTGAACGATACAAACAAAACCCATCTCCGTGAGGCGAAAGAGAAGCTCGACACACTGACGCCGAACATCAAAGCCATCGTCGGTGATGAAATAAAGATCTTGTTAGCGAACGAAGAAGCACCGATCGGTCTCGTCTGGTCTGGTGACGCCGCCGACATCATGTCCGAAAATGAAAAACTGGACTATGTCGTTCCGGAAGAAGGTTCCAATCTCTGGTTCGATAATATGGTCATCCCGAAGACAGCCAAGAACGTTGACGGAGCGCACCAGTTCATCAACTTCATCCTGGATGCGGAAGTATCTGCGCTCAATACTGAGTGGGTGAGCTACTCGACGCCGAACAAAGCAGCACTTGAGTTTATGCCAGAAGAGATGGTGACGGATGAAAGATTCTATCCATCGGCAGAGCTGACAGAGAAGCTTGAGGTCTATGAAAATCTCGGCCAGGCAAACCTTGCTTTTTACAATGAGTTGTTTTTAGAGTTCAAGATGCATAGGAAATAA
- a CDS encoding GNAT family N-acetyltransferase, producing the protein MALSFKIADEMELHEIYEYAGVNRKEATNHDSEDNQQKMIEAYEHSAKYNAYFVCLMDADTLIGWVQIDKAFDYLTGDEIGWINDLYVKAPYRGKGYSKLLMEEAFKEFRKNGYSDVRLNVYSHNEKAIKLYEKMGFKDVSKFMKISL; encoded by the coding sequence ATGGCGCTGAGCTTTAAAATCGCTGACGAAATGGAGCTGCACGAAATCTATGAATATGCTGGAGTCAACCGTAAAGAAGCAACAAATCACGATTCAGAAGATAATCAGCAAAAAATGATTGAAGCATATGAGCATTCTGCGAAATATAATGCTTATTTTGTTTGCTTGATGGATGCCGACACACTTATTGGCTGGGTTCAAATTGATAAAGCATTCGATTACTTAACGGGGGATGAAATCGGCTGGATCAATGATTTATATGTAAAAGCGCCCTACAGAGGCAAAGGCTATTCCAAATTATTGATGGAAGAAGCGTTTAAGGAGTTTCGTAAAAACGGATATAGCGATGTAAGGCTGAACGTCTATTCACACAATGAAAAAGCAATAAAGTTATATGAGAAAATGGGATTTAAGGATGTCAGCAAATTCATGAAGATTTCTTTATAA
- a CDS encoding TrkH family potassium uptake protein, translating to MVNILRRNRLKPAQIIVLFYVFAVLISAALLSLPIALKPGVSWTFIDVLFTAVSAVSVTGLAVVSTPDTFSTTGIFILMFILQFGGIGIMTLGTFFWLVLRKKIGLKDRQLIMTDQNQSQMSGLVKLMRQILIIILLIEALGALILGTYFLGYFPTWEEAYLQGAFAAVSATTNAGFDITGSSMIPFANDYFVQTVNIILLTLGAIGFPVLVELKEFFLNRKKHNRTHFSLYTKVTSLTFFALMFFGAFAILLFEYNHFFKDYNWHESFFFAWFQSSSTRNGGLATMNVSDFSDPTLLLLCFLMFIGASPSSVGGGIRTTTFAVILLVIINFAKGHNSIKVFGRELHEEDIRKSVVVSFLAIILCFAAVVILNATEKFSMMEIMFEVSSAFGTTGLSMGITPDLSYAGKVVIIAMMFIGRIGILSFIFLFNRGKAEPKCHYPKERLIVG from the coding sequence TTGGTCAATATTTTGAGAAGGAATCGCTTAAAGCCGGCTCAGATCATTGTTTTGTTTTATGTTTTCGCTGTTTTGATCTCGGCTGCGTTACTTAGCTTGCCAATCGCGTTGAAGCCGGGGGTGAGCTGGACATTCATTGATGTCTTGTTTACAGCAGTGAGTGCGGTGAGTGTAACCGGTCTTGCTGTCGTGTCTACGCCGGATACCTTCAGCACAACCGGCATTTTTATCCTAATGTTCATCCTCCAGTTTGGTGGAATCGGAATCATGACGCTCGGTACATTTTTTTGGCTGGTGCTGCGAAAAAAAATCGGCCTTAAAGACCGGCAGTTAATCATGACGGACCAGAACCAATCCCAAATGTCGGGCCTGGTCAAACTGATGAGGCAGATTTTGATTATCATCCTGTTGATTGAAGCACTGGGAGCGTTGATTTTAGGGACTTATTTTCTAGGGTATTTTCCGACATGGGAGGAAGCGTATCTTCAGGGAGCGTTTGCGGCTGTCAGTGCAACGACCAATGCGGGATTTGATATTACGGGAAGCTCGATGATTCCGTTTGCGAATGATTACTTTGTGCAGACTGTGAACATTATTCTGCTGACCCTGGGTGCGATTGGATTCCCTGTCTTGGTCGAATTGAAGGAATTTTTCCTGAATCGCAAAAAACACAATCGAACCCATTTTTCTTTGTATACCAAGGTGACTTCCTTGACCTTTTTTGCACTGATGTTCTTCGGTGCATTCGCCATCTTGCTGTTTGAGTATAATCACTTTTTTAAAGATTATAATTGGCATGAATCCTTCTTCTTTGCCTGGTTTCAATCGTCATCCACCAGGAATGGCGGCCTTGCTACGATGAATGTCAGTGATTTTTCTGACCCGACATTGCTGCTTCTTTGCTTCTTAATGTTCATCGGGGCTTCGCCAAGCTCGGTGGGCGGGGGAATACGGACGACGACTTTCGCTGTAATATTATTGGTCATTATCAACTTTGCAAAAGGGCATAACTCGATCAAGGTATTTGGCCGTGAATTGCATGAAGAAGATATCCGGAAATCAGTGGTCGTAAGCTTTTTGGCGATCATCCTCTGTTTTGCTGCGGTGGTCATTTTGAATGCAACAGAGAAGTTCTCGATGATGGAAATCATGTTCGAGGTCAGTTCTGCTTTCGGAACAACTGGCTTGTCAATGGGGATAACACCTGATCTGAGTTACGCAGGGAAGGTCGTCATCATTGCCATGATGTTTATCGGAAGAATCGGGATCCTGTCCTTCATTTTCTTGTTTAACCGTGGAAAAGCAGAGCCTAAATGCCATTATCCGAAAGAAAGATTGATTGTGGGGTAA
- a CDS encoding ABC transporter permease: protein MERKTSKLTNVFLMIIFFILYAPIFFLIYYSFNSGGTMYHFESFTLDWYKELFSDMRLLIIVLNTLVVALLSALFATIIGVIGALAIHEVKKRSIRNGLLSLNNVLIVSPDVIIGASFLILFTISGYKLGFYSVLLSHIAFSVPIVVLMVLPKLSEMSSSLVDAARDLGASTWEVLIKVILPFISPGIMAGFFMALTYSLDDFAVTFFVTGNGFSTLSVEIYSLARRGVSLNINALSALLFLFTILLVVVYYFITQRQKLNAVGVKK, encoded by the coding sequence GTGGAGCGAAAAACATCTAAACTAACGAACGTTTTCTTGATGATTATTTTCTTTATCTTATACGCACCGATCTTTTTCCTGATTTATTACTCATTCAATAGCGGCGGAACGATGTATCATTTCGAGAGCTTTACCCTTGATTGGTACAAGGAATTGTTCTCAGATATGCGACTGCTGATCATTGTGCTGAATACACTGGTCGTCGCCTTGTTGTCCGCGCTGTTTGCGACGATTATTGGCGTGATAGGGGCACTGGCGATCCATGAGGTGAAAAAACGATCCATCCGCAATGGGCTGCTGTCATTGAACAATGTCCTGATCGTCAGTCCGGATGTCATCATCGGGGCCTCGTTCCTGATTCTGTTCACGATTTCCGGTTATAAGCTCGGATTTTATTCCGTGCTGCTGTCCCATATTGCTTTTAGCGTGCCGATTGTTGTCTTGATGGTACTGCCGAAGCTGTCGGAAATGAGCTCATCGCTCGTGGACGCTGCGAGGGATTTGGGGGCAAGCACCTGGGAAGTATTGATTAAGGTCATCCTGCCGTTCATCTCGCCTGGCATCATGGCTGGCTTTTTCATGGCGCTGACCTATTCACTGGACGATTTTGCCGTGACGTTCTTCGTGACAGGCAACGGCTTCAGTACACTGTCCGTCGAAATTTACTCGCTGGCACGCCGCGGCGTATCCCTGAATATTAACGCGTTATCAGCATTGTTATTCCTGTTCACGATCCTGCTGGTCGTGGTCTACTACTTCATCACGCAGCGCCAGAAGCTGAACGCAGTGGGGGTGAAGAAATGA
- a CDS encoding cupin domain-containing protein, which translates to MYYGYSNPYPYYVNGPMYYNNGRQCVNWDQANGYHSFHYPYRELVLKDYGPNPYVVNINEASIQNQNYRTALWTGKHLQVTLMSIEVGDDIGLEIHPKVDQFLRIEKGQGVVQMGKSRDNLTFQTNVADDSAIMIPAGTWHNVTNTGNTPLKLYSIYAPPNHPFGTVHVTHADAMERPVASNGVPEVFGKTPDEWVKHTEFLVQEGLEDVKRGINATHILQEFILMGVLVGKGYTPEKAYETVEEWERTGKSQLLQQSKNM; encoded by the coding sequence ATGTACTATGGATATTCAAATCCTTACCCTTATTATGTCAATGGGCCGATGTACTACAATAATGGAAGACAATGCGTAAACTGGGACCAGGCGAATGGTTATCATTCTTTCCACTATCCTTACAGGGAACTTGTTTTAAAGGATTATGGTCCAAACCCGTATGTGGTGAATATCAATGAAGCATCGATTCAAAACCAGAATTATCGGACAGCCTTGTGGACAGGGAAACATCTGCAGGTCACCTTGATGAGCATCGAGGTTGGCGACGATATCGGTTTGGAAATCCATCCGAAGGTCGATCAATTTTTGCGGATTGAGAAAGGCCAGGGAGTTGTCCAAATGGGCAAAAGCAGAGATAACCTGACCTTCCAAACCAATGTCGCCGATGATTCCGCCATCATGATTCCCGCAGGAACATGGCATAACGTGACCAACACAGGCAATACTCCACTCAAGTTATACTCCATTTATGCTCCGCCAAACCATCCATTTGGTACAGTGCATGTGACCCATGCAGATGCAATGGAAAGACCAGTAGCGAGCAATGGAGTTCCAGAGGTTTTTGGAAAGACCCCGGACGAATGGGTAAAACACACCGAGTTTTTAGTGCAAGAAGGACTGGAGGACGTGAAAAGAGGAATCAACGCTACACACATCCTGCAGGAATTCATTCTAATGGGTGTGCTTGTCGGAAAAGGATACACACCAGAAAAAGCATATGAGACAGTAGAAGAATGGGAACGCACAGGAAAGTCCCAACTTCTTCAGCAGAGCAAGAATATGTAG
- a CDS encoding ABC transporter permease, with protein MNTRLTRSWYTLPYTLWIVFFVIAPIVLVVYYSFLDINGDFSFVNYQKFFTPVYLTMTLSSFWYAFLITFFSFLVAYPTAYLLTKTKHKQLWLLLIIVPSWINLLLKAYAFLGIFGTYGISNQLLEAIGIGTQQILFTDFSFIFISVYIFIPFMILPIFNSLNELNPTLIDAANDLGASKWTTFTRVIFPMTIEGVKSGIQVTFIPALSLFMLTRLIAGNRVITLGTAIEQHFLVTQDWGMGSTIAVFLIIIMFAIMAVTGTRKRGV; from the coding sequence ATGAACACGAGACTGACACGTTCATGGTACACGCTGCCTTATACACTCTGGATAGTGTTTTTCGTTATCGCGCCTATAGTGCTTGTAGTCTACTATTCATTCCTGGACATCAACGGTGATTTTTCGTTTGTAAACTACCAGAAGTTCTTCACGCCGGTCTATTTGACGATGACCCTGAGCTCCTTCTGGTACGCATTCTTAATTACCTTTTTCTCATTTTTGGTTGCTTATCCAACTGCCTATCTTTTAACAAAAACAAAGCATAAACAGCTCTGGCTGCTGCTGATCATTGTTCCTTCATGGATCAATCTTTTGTTAAAAGCGTACGCTTTCCTGGGGATTTTCGGGACATACGGCATCAGCAATCAATTGTTGGAAGCAATCGGGATTGGCACGCAGCAGATCCTGTTCACCGATTTCAGTTTTATTTTCATATCGGTCTATATTTTTATCCCGTTCATGATCCTGCCGATTTTCAATTCGCTGAATGAATTGAATCCGACGCTGATCGATGCGGCCAATGATCTGGGTGCATCAAAGTGGACGACATTCACGAGGGTTATTTTTCCGATGACGATTGAAGGGGTAAAATCAGGAATCCAGGTCACGTTCATTCCGGCGCTGTCCCTCTTCATGCTGACGCGCCTGATTGCCGGAAACCGTGTCATCACGCTTGGTACGGCGATCGAGCAGCATTTTCTTGTGACGCAGGACTGGGGAATGGGTTCGACGATTGCGGTATTCTTAATCATCATCATGTTTGCCATCATGGCTGTTACTGGTACAAGAAAGAGAGGTGTGTAA
- a CDS encoding c-type cytochrome, whose amino-acid sequence MRKKPIWVVFLMLALVFSFAACSNDNAHKDPEESQSKNTEGKTNEQAADSKKGGGENEGGDAAYNPPSMDDLDPKNPMTEYITYGQKVFHETDTVLDGYVGNQLSCSSCHADAGLAKSASMVGVTTQFPQYRPREGVVYTLEDRVNGCMVRSMNGKKLPNDSKEMRSMISYLTYISEGIEVGTELPWRMQNTMKEIPLPKVEDGERLYTEKGCVACHGENGEGKGATIGPSLWGENSFNDGAGMGRLSKIAGYIQNNMPPNGGTLTDQEAANLAAFILSQDRPVWEGHDKDWPNGGRPTDIITKDRREKIRAGTFDWSEIDNVIQPD is encoded by the coding sequence ATGCGGAAGAAGCCAATTTGGGTAGTTTTTTTGATGTTGGCGCTTGTGTTTTCATTTGCAGCCTGCAGCAATGATAATGCCCATAAAGATCCTGAAGAGAGTCAAAGCAAGAATACGGAAGGAAAGACGAATGAGCAGGCCGCTGACAGTAAAAAGGGCGGGGGAGAAAATGAAGGCGGGGATGCGGCTTATAATCCGCCGTCAATGGACGATCTCGATCCGAAAAATCCCATGACCGAATACATTACATATGGGCAAAAAGTATTCCATGAAACGGATACTGTTCTGGATGGATATGTCGGGAACCAGTTGTCCTGTTCCAGCTGCCATGCCGATGCAGGGCTTGCGAAGTCTGCTTCGATGGTGGGGGTGACCACTCAATTTCCTCAATACCGGCCGAGGGAAGGTGTTGTTTATACGCTTGAAGACCGAGTAAATGGCTGTATGGTCCGAAGCATGAATGGAAAAAAGCTGCCTAATGACAGCAAAGAGATGCGGTCGATGATTTCCTATCTGACTTATATCTCAGAGGGGATTGAAGTTGGCACTGAGCTCCCGTGGAGAATGCAGAACACGATGAAAGAAATCCCGCTGCCGAAAGTCGAGGATGGCGAGAGACTGTATACCGAAAAAGGCTGTGTCGCCTGCCACGGTGAAAATGGCGAAGGGAAAGGTGCGACAATTGGACCGTCCCTATGGGGAGAAAACTCCTTCAACGATGGGGCAGGAATGGGAAGATTGTCAAAAATAGCAGGGTATATCCAGAATAATATGCCGCCGAATGGCGGAACCTTAACGGATCAGGAAGCAGCAAATCTTGCAGCTTTTATCCTTTCCCAGGATCGTCCGGTCTGGGAAGGCCATGATAAAGATTGGCCAAATGGCGGCAGACCGACAGATATCATTACCAAAGACCGCCGCGAAAAGATTCGTGCAGGAACCTTCGACTGGTCTGAGATTGATAATGTCATCCAGCCAGATTAG
- a CDS encoding hotdog fold thioesterase, with protein MKKRIDEYQIHDKHYKQILERVKNDPYAQSLGIQLTKFEAGFAEAVLDVQSHMVNAHGTVHGAVIYALADHAFSVACNAYGKTSVGLSTTIQFIEAVKPGERIVARATETRRNFRTGFYRIEIFHEENPVATMEAVAYRKDQYFVELDDQE; from the coding sequence GTGAAGAAAAGAATTGATGAATACCAAATCCATGACAAGCACTATAAACAAATTTTGGAGCGGGTAAAAAACGATCCATACGCGCAGTCATTAGGCATTCAGTTAACAAAATTCGAAGCGGGCTTCGCGGAAGCTGTGCTCGATGTGCAAAGCCATATGGTCAACGCACACGGAACCGTCCATGGCGCGGTGATTTACGCATTAGCCGATCACGCTTTTTCCGTAGCCTGCAATGCCTATGGGAAAACGTCGGTAGGGCTATCCACCACCATCCAGTTCATTGAAGCGGTAAAACCGGGCGAGAGAATTGTGGCAAGGGCGACAGAAACAAGGCGGAACTTCCGGACAGGATTCTACAGAATCGAGATTTTCCACGAAGAAAATCCTGTCGCCACCATGGAAGCCGTAGCTTACAGGAAAGACCAGTACTTCGTAGAACTCGATGATCAGGAGTAA